The sequence GGTCAAGAGGGCCGCCTTGTGTTGTCACAAATGCTTGTGTAAAGACGAGAAATGCACCAATCATTTGCATAATCAAATTAAAGAAAATGACAGGCGTAAGCAATGGAATTGTGATGGACAAGAATTTGCGAAACTTCCCGGCGCCATCAACGGAAGCTGCTTCATATAAATCTTCGGGAATTTGCCTAAGCCCTGCCAAAAAGATGATCATAGGAGAACCAAATTGCCATATAACAAGCAAGATCAACACCATTAAGGCATGGTCGGGGCTGGCAATCCAACTTTTTCCTTCTACGCCGAAAAACAACAAAATATCGTTAATTGCTCCTTGTCCGCCGAATAACTGGCGCCACATCACAGCTACAGCAACACTGCCGCCGATAATGGAAGGAATATAAAACAGCGTTGTATAAAACCCTGACCCTTTGCGTTTATTGTTAAACAGCATCGCAATCAACAGGGCAAACGCTAGTTTGATTGGCGTTGACACAAACACGAAAAGAAGCGTGACCGTGATTGAAGTACGGAACCTCGGATCATTGGTAAACATCGTGATATAATTGTCCAAGCCAACCCAATTAGGGCTCGTCAACATATCAAAATCAGTGAATGAGTAATAAAGCGACGCGATCATCGGGCCAATGACAAAGCCTAAAAACCCGACTAGCCATGGAGAAATAAAGGCAAATCCGACTAAATACTGTTTCCAAACACGCCATTTCGCGCTTGTTTTTCTATTCGGCGGATACTCGGCTCTTATCGTTTCTGATGGTTTCATTCGTCTCTCCTTTATCATCCACTGGCTAATTGCTTAAAATGATCTCAACTTCGCCCCGGAAACGCTCGGCAAATTCCTCGGCGCTCAGCAACTCATACTCGAATTCTTCTATCATTCGCGCATATAAATCCAAAATCTGACCTGTACCTGCTGGGTCTGGTGGATGGATCGGCGCAGCCCTCTGTTCAACTAACTGAACATAATCAAATTGCAGTTGTGTATTTTCGCTGACATGATCATAAAGGTGATCTCGAACCTTTTCTGAAATCGGCACGCCCCGTTCAGCATTTAAAATCTCATTCGCTTCTATACTATTGACAAAAAAATTGATGAATCGCGCAGCCTCTTCGCTCTTGTCCCCTTGGCTTGTAGCAGAAAATAGCAATGACGGTTTGATAAAGGAGGCTTCTGATCCACCTTCCATTGCTGGCAAAGTTGTCATCTGAAGCTTACGGCCAGCAGCTTCATTGAGTGCGACAATTTGATTGCTGTGAGGGGAAAACGTTGAAGCGCGGCTGTGGACAATTAGCTCATCTTGGATGCCTTGGACCTCGGCTTTGACATCAGGAGGCGCAGCCACCCCACTGTCGAGCAAGTCTTTATACATGTTTAAAAAATCGATCAGGTACTTGTCGTCGTCGTAGCCAAGTCCTGTGTTGTCTTCGTTGTACAACCACAAATCATGTTGGCGCAAATAATGCTTAAAAAAGTTTAAATTATCTCCGAAAGCATACGCATACATGCCGTCCAAGTTTTCGTTAACTGTTTTGACTGCCTCTATATAATCATCCCACGTATAACCAGGCTCTAGTTCCGGAACGCCTGCTTCGGCGAAAATCTCAGCATCGTAAGCGATGGACATCGCATTGGAACCAAGGTTAATTCCATACAACCCTTCTTCTACAATACCGCCTTCTAAATAGATGTCATCAACATCACTAAAATCAAGCGTTCCATTTTCTACGTAAGGGGTTAGATCAACAAGCAAATCACGGGAGACATATTCGTTGATGTACTGTAAATCCATTTGAATGACGTCTGGCAAGTTTCTGCCTGCCGCTTGCGTCGACATCCGTTCCCAATAACCATCCCAGCCAGTAAATTCGGTCGTAACGGCGATATCCGGATTTTCAGCTTCAAACAGTTTAATCGCTTCGATTGTGCGGTCATGCCGTGCTTGCGAGCCCCACCATGCGACTCTCAGCTCGGTTTGGCCGCTTTTTAAGTCCGCTTTCTCGCCGCCTTCTCCTTCGGCCACTTCCGTTTCCGACGATGAGCATGCTGCCAGCGCCACGACACTTACTAAACACATTCCAGCTACTCCTGGCCATCCTTTCATTTTGTCGCCTCCCCTTCACATAGAATAAAGCGCTTTCATTTAGTAATAGTTTAAAAACTCTTTTTGCCGGTGAATAGATGAAAAAAGGGAAATAGTTTGCACAAAAGACCATACTTAAAAGAAACGTGGGACGCTTTCACTCTTTTTGATTGATAAATTCAGTGGGACTGGCGTGGAAAAAACGCTTAAATTGCCTTGTAAAATAATGGACATGGCTGTAACCGACTTGATCAGCAATTTCATAAATATACAGTTCCCCTTCAAGCAACAACTGTTTCGCCTTTTCCATCCGAACGCGAGTAAGATAGGACTTAAACGATTCGCCGACTGCTTTTTGAAACACAATCCCGAGGTATTTCCTCGATAAACCTACCTCTTCCGCAATATCTTTGAGGACAATATCTTGGTTATAATGGGCATGCACATAGTCGATCGTCATTTGGACAGCGCGGCGATGCCTAGCGTTGCCTTCTGAAATCGAGGCGATGCACGCTTGATCAACTTGCGACTCGATCCATGCTTCGAAGTCTTCGATCGTCAACAATTGGTTTGGTGCAACTTCCACTCTGTTGGCACAGATGTGTTGGCCGGTTCTATTTCGTACCGCATCACGGATCAACGCTTGCAAGCTGTTTGCATGGAAATGAAGCAATGAAGGCCGCTCCAGTTCTTTAGCATCACGTAAATAAGACACGACCGCTCTTGCTGCTTGTTGTGCTTTACGCCAATCGTTGCCACGTACGGCAGTTGCCAATGTTTCATAAAGGGGGAGCGACTCGCCGGTTATTTCAAAAGGGCGGTCAAGCAATGGCGCAACCGCATTTAAGCGGACTTCCAATTGTTTGTTTTTTGTCTCTTCTTCCGCCTCTGCCGTTAAGTGATTAACGATTTTTTCAAATACAGTCGTAATCGTCGTTTTCGAAACGGGTTTGCTTAAATACTCATCTACACGTAAGCGCAGCGCTTGTCGTGCGTATTCAAAATCATCGAAGCCACTTAAAATGACAACCTTTCCAGCAAATCCTTCATCCCTTACCGTTTTAACCATTGCCAACCCTTCCAACACAGGCATATAAATATCGGTTACAACAATGTTCGGCTGATTGGTTTGAATCAACTTGATCCCCTCTTCGCCGTCATACGCTTCTCCAACAAAGGTCATGTTAAACGTCTCCCACGGAATAATGCCTTTTAGCCCTTCAATTACTTGCTGGTCGTCGTCGATAATAACCGTTTTCCACATGTTTGTTTACTCCTCCCCAATCGCTTGTTTGCTTTTGCGGAATTTCAATCAATACTGTCGTCCCTGCCCCTATTGCACTGTAAACAGTGATCGTCCCTTCCTCACCAAAAAACGCTTGTAAACGCTCTGCGACGTTTTGCAAACCATAACCATTTTTCTGGGAAATCGCCTTTTGTTCAAACCCTACGCCGTCATCTTTCACTTGTAGCCGAAGTGCTTGTTTGTACGGACGAATGGAAATGTCAATCATCCCACGTTGGCGGCGATGAAATCCATGAATAATCGCGTTTTCAACAATTGGCTGCAATGTAAACTTCGGTACATAGTAATGGCGGAGTTCAGGTGGGACATCAATTTCAAATGAAATATCGACGTTTTTTGTGCATTGCTGGATTTGCATATAGTAGCGGATATGGTCCAGTTCATCGGCTATTGGAATGAAACTTTTTCCTTTCGAGAGGCCAATCCGCAGCATTTTCCCCATCAATTCAATGACTTCACTGATCTCATCTTCGCCCTTAGCAATCGCCATCCAATTTAATTGGTCGAGTGTATTGTACAAAAAATGTGGATTGATGTTTGCCTGTAATGCCGTTATGTCGGCTTCATTTTTGCGACGGTGCTCTTCCTCTAAAGATTGGTGCAACGCACGAATTTCCTTCGTCATTTCCGTAAACCCTTCAAATAAATCGCCAAACTCATTTTGATAGCCATTTGGCACATTTACTTTTTGTGATTTACCAAATTGCACAAACCCTTGGCGTAGCTGGAGAATTGGCTTTGAAAACGCCGTAGACAGAAACAAAGCAAACAGGAGCGCCCCTGCGATCGCTACTAGGCTAATTGCTATAAGCACAGCTGTAATTCGTTTCCCCCCTTTCGTTAGCTCTCCCCATGGCGTCACCTCGACAAGAAACCAGTCGGCACGCTCTAATGCTGACCATACAGCTAGCCCCTGGTCAAGCTCTCTATTTCCATCTTGGTTAAAAGATTGTTCAGCCACGATTCTTCCTACTTCTTCTTCCATTTCATGCACCATAACGGCTTCTCCATTTTTGCCAACTAACATGCGCTGATTTGCCTGATGTTCCCTATCAACAAACAAGGCTTCAAAATCACGGGCGCGGACGTTCAGTACTAACATAGCTTTTAACGTTCCTTTTGCCGAATACAGTTTGCACATGTAAGAGACGACCTTTTCCTCTTCTGTTAAATGTTTATCGTGTTCTCCTAGCCAAACTTCATTGGCCTCATTTACTTCGTTGTTTTTTGGATGGCTGTGCATATCAATCTTAGAAAGAAAACGGATTGGATATTGGCTATCAAAAGTTGGGGGGTTATCCATGTATATATCAATGGAATCAATCATTGATGAACTTAATACAACTTGATGCAAATACTTGTGGAGGTTGTTTCGTTGTCGATTATAAGAAAAGTGTTCGTGTCGGTTATTGATGAAGGCTTGCAAATCAGCATTTCTTGAAATAACAACCGCTGTTTCTTCCAACACCTTCATCTGGTTGTCCAATTCATCTCGGTATAAGTGCAAAAGCTCCTTTTGGTGAGCCGACGTCGAGGCAATCGTTTCCGACACAACCATGCGATAACTTACGCCAATTACGACGAAGAATAGGAAAATAATAAACAGCGCAATGCTTAAAAACAGAATGGTTTTGACCTTTGCCTTTTTAAACATAGCAACCACCTTATCGCACAGCCAAGTCAAGGCTATATTTGTCGGCAAGACGTCTACAGTTACAGCACCCGCGATGGACGCGAGTGCTGCCTGCTACGTTTTCAGCGTTTCTTTAATGGGAGTAGACGGCCATTGCTGTGGGTTTCATAGCGTTCAAGCAATACGTCAGCTAAACCTGGCACGACCCGGTAGCCATCAACTTGCTTGACATTAGCAAACTCGTGAATAGGATGTTGTTTTAATTGCTCAATGATTTGTACATGGGCAAATGCTGTTTCGTACGTACAAGGGACCTTTCTGTTTGGATCAATAATTGCTTCAATACAATCGTC is a genomic window of Shouchella clausii containing:
- a CDS encoding response regulator transcription factor — protein: MWKTVIIDDDQQVIEGLKGIIPWETFNMTFVGEAYDGEEGIKLIQTNQPNIVVTDIYMPVLEGLAMVKTVRDEGFAGKVVILSGFDDFEYARQALRLRVDEYLSKPVSKTTITTVFEKIVNHLTAEAEEETKNKQLEVRLNAVAPLLDRPFEITGESLPLYETLATAVRGNDWRKAQQAARAVVSYLRDAKELERPSLLHFHANSLQALIRDAVRNRTGQHICANRVEVAPNQLLTIEDFEAWIESQVDQACIASISEGNARHRRAVQMTIDYVHAHYNQDIVLKDIAEEVGLSRKYLGIVFQKAVGESFKSYLTRVRMEKAKQLLLEGELYIYEIADQVGYSHVHYFTRQFKRFFHASPTEFINQKE
- a CDS encoding ABC transporter substrate-binding protein, with protein sequence MKGWPGVAGMCLVSVVALAACSSSETEVAEGEGGEKADLKSGQTELRVAWWGSQARHDRTIEAIKLFEAENPDIAVTTEFTGWDGYWERMSTQAAGRNLPDVIQMDLQYINEYVSRDLLVDLTPYVENGTLDFSDVDDIYLEGGIVEEGLYGINLGSNAMSIAYDAEIFAEAGVPELEPGYTWDDYIEAVKTVNENLDGMYAYAFGDNLNFFKHYLRQHDLWLYNEDNTGLGYDDDKYLIDFLNMYKDLLDSGVAAPPDVKAEVQGIQDELIVHSRASTFSPHSNQIVALNEAAGRKLQMTTLPAMEGGSEASFIKPSLLFSATSQGDKSEEAARFINFFVNSIEANEILNAERGVPISEKVRDHLYDHVSENTQLQFDYVQLVEQRAAPIHPPDPAGTGQILDLYARMIEEFEYELLSAEEFAERFRGEVEIILSN
- a CDS encoding carbohydrate ABC transporter permease; this translates as MKPSETIRAEYPPNRKTSAKWRVWKQYLVGFAFISPWLVGFLGFVIGPMIASLYYSFTDFDMLTSPNWVGLDNYITMFTNDPRFRTSITVTLLFVFVSTPIKLAFALLIAMLFNNKRKGSGFYTTLFYIPSIIGGSVAVAVMWRQLFGGQGAINDILLFFGVEGKSWIASPDHALMVLILLVIWQFGSPMIIFLAGLRQIPEDLYEAASVDGAGKFRKFLSITIPLLTPVIFFNLIMQMIGAFLVFTQAFVTTQGGPLDRTLFYALYLYERAFTNYEMGYASAMAWTLLIVIAIVTGLLFYSSKKWVFYESEKG
- a CDS encoding sensor histidine kinase, producing the protein MFKKAKVKTILFLSIALFIIFLFFVVIGVSYRMVVSETIASTSAHQKELLHLYRDELDNQMKVLEETAVVISRNADLQAFINNRHEHFSYNRQRNNLHKYLHQVVLSSSMIDSIDIYMDNPPTFDSQYPIRFLSKIDMHSHPKNNEVNEANEVWLGEHDKHLTEEEKVVSYMCKLYSAKGTLKAMLVLNVRARDFEALFVDREHQANQRMLVGKNGEAVMVHEMEEEVGRIVAEQSFNQDGNRELDQGLAVWSALERADWFLVEVTPWGELTKGGKRITAVLIAISLVAIAGALLFALFLSTAFSKPILQLRQGFVQFGKSQKVNVPNGYQNEFGDLFEGFTEMTKEIRALHQSLEEEHRRKNEADITALQANINPHFLYNTLDQLNWMAIAKGEDEISEVIELMGKMLRIGLSKGKSFIPIADELDHIRYYMQIQQCTKNVDISFEIDVPPELRHYYVPKFTLQPIVENAIIHGFHRRQRGMIDISIRPYKQALRLQVKDDGVGFEQKAISQKNGYGLQNVAERLQAFFGEEGTITVYSAIGAGTTVLIEIPQKQTSDWGGVNKHVENGYYRRRPASN